The nucleotide sequence GGATCGTTGGTGGCGACGGCTGGGCCTACGATATTGGCTACGGCGGCCTGGATCACGTGCTGGCTTCAGGACGCAATGTCAATGTATTGGTACTCGATACACAGGTCTACTCCAATACTGGCGGGCAGTCATCCAAAGCTACGCCTATGGGCGCGGTCGCCAAGTTTGCTGCCAACGGTAAAGGCATCCCGCGCAAAGACCTGGGGATGATCGCCATGTCGTATGGTTATATTTATGTGGCACAAGTTGCCATGGGGTCCAGTGATATGCAAACGTTGCGAGCATTCCGCGAAGCAGATGCCTTCGATGGCCCTTCCCTGATCCTGGCTTATAGCCCTTGTATCAACCACGGCTATGATCTCACCGACCAACTCAGTCATCAAGATATGGCTGTCAAATCGGGTCTATGGCCGCTCTACCGCTACAACCCAAATTTGATTGCAAAATCCAAAAATCCGCTCAATCTGGATTCAAAAGCCCCATCCATCCCTGTCAAGGAAGCGGCATACACCGAAACCCGCTACAGCATGTTGACACTCAGCGATGAAGGGCGCGCCGAACAACTTATGCAGACCGCCCAGGCAGATGTCAATGCTCGCTGGGAGCTATACCAACAAATGGCCAGCATGAGCTATGACAATAATGACGAGACAAACGAGTAAATAATCATTTCCGGGATGGCAACAGAACTGCCATCCCGGATCAATTTCTCACAGAAAAGGGAAAAAACAATGGTTGATTTAAAAACGAAATATCTTGGTCTGGCATTAAAAAACCCCCTGGTCGCTTCAGCATCGCCGCTTTCAGAAACAGTCCAAAGCGTGCAACAACTTGAACAAGCTGGTGTTTCCGCGGTGGTGGTCTACTCGCTTTTTGAAGAGCAAATTATCAAAGAAAGTCTGGAACTCGATCATTTTTTGAGCCGCGACACGCATAGCTTCGCCGAAGCTATGACCCACCTGCCCGAAGTCGGCAAATTTAGTCTGGCGCCTGAAAACTACGTGCAACATATCAGCAACCTCAAAGCGGCCGTTTCTATCCCGGTTATTGGCAGTCTCAACGGCGTTTCAACAGGCGGCTGGATTGAATATGCGCAAAAAATTGAGGCCGCCGGGGCTGATGCTCTGGAACTCAACCTCTATTACCTTCCAACAGATCCCGCGTTCAGCGGAAATGAAGTTGAAGCCGCCTATCTGAAAGTTGTCGAAGATATTCGCAAAACAATCCGTATCCCCCTGGCCGTGAAAATCAGCCCATTCATCACAGCACTCCCGAACTTTGCTAAAAAACTGGCTGATGCAGGGGCAAATGGCTTGGTGCTTTTCAATCGCTTCTATCAACCTGATTTCGATTTAGAAGCGCTGGAAGTAGTGCCAGATTTGCATCTCAGTACATCGGCTGAACTGCTTCTCCCCCTACGCTGGATTGCTATTTTGAAGGGACGCGTGGCACTCGACTTCGCTTTGACGAGTGGCGTGCACACGGTAGAAGATATTATAAAAAGCATGATGGCTGGCGCAAATGTCGCCATGAGCGCTTCGGCGCTGCTCAAAAATGGGACCGGCTACGCTCAAGAGTTGATTGCCAAACTCGAAGAGTGGCTTGTCGATCATGAGTATGAATCCATCCAACAAATGCAAGGCAGCCTTAGCCAGGAAATGAGCGGCAATGAAGCAGCCTTTGAACGCGCGAACTACATGAAAGTGCTCGATTCGTACTAAAAGATATTTCCAATTCTTCAAGAATCAAAACAGGATCAGGCAAATAAATGCCTGATCCTGTTTTGATTCTAAATGATGCAATTAATCGAATCATTCGATTACGCAGCTGATTTCTGGCGCTTTGAACGCGAGATGCTCTTTTTACGGCGAATTGACTTCTTTCGTTGGATGCGACGCAATTCACTCTTGGATACGTGCCAGC is from Chloroflexota bacterium and encodes:
- a CDS encoding dihydroorotate dehydrogenase-like protein; this encodes MVDLKTKYLGLALKNPLVASASPLSETVQSVQQLEQAGVSAVVVYSLFEEQIIKESLELDHFLSRDTHSFAEAMTHLPEVGKFSLAPENYVQHISNLKAAVSIPVIGSLNGVSTGGWIEYAQKIEAAGADALELNLYYLPTDPAFSGNEVEAAYLKVVEDIRKTIRIPLAVKISPFITALPNFAKKLADAGANGLVLFNRFYQPDFDLEALEVVPDLHLSTSAELLLPLRWIAILKGRVALDFALTSGVHTVEDIIKSMMAGANVAMSASALLKNGTGYAQELIAKLEEWLVDHEYESIQQMQGSLSQEMSGNEAAFERANYMKVLDSY
- the rpsU gene encoding 30S ribosomal protein S21, encoding MPTVELRPNESQEQLLRRFRKKIAKSGVLSAVRRKRWHVSKSELRRIQRKKSIRRKKSISRSKRQKSAA